A stretch of Primulina tabacum isolate GXHZ01 chromosome 13, ASM2559414v2, whole genome shotgun sequence DNA encodes these proteins:
- the LOC142522593 gene encoding uncharacterized protein LOC142522593 isoform X2 produces the protein MKTEAERAFKKANVVRSTLVKKANESMRIVITISVGIILGFFIGVSFPSLPTKLNVSPTFGCSILGNESIVDNKKPMNVSVLVNNKQTMNVSHSLPVNSNNSSNGNRTSDGLPKEIWVPSNPKGAERLPPGIVASESDFYTRRLWGKPSEDLTSIPKYLVTFTVGYDQRDNINAAVKKFSNNFTIVLFHYDGRTNEWDNEFEWSKRAIHVSVKKQTKWWYAKRFLHPDIVAPYDYIFIWDEDLGVKNFDAEEYIKIVKKHGLEISQPGLDPSRGITWQMTKRRPGVEAHLETEERPGWCSDPHLPPCAAFVEIMAPVFSRDAWRCVWHMIQNDLVHGWGLDLALQKCVEPANEKIGVVDAQWIVHQGVPSLGNQGQSENGKTPWQGVRERCRNEWAMFRSRMENAEKAYYNSIKMDSSNFTTQTYSKEHIRGMDNV, from the exons AtgaaaacagaagcagaacggGCATTTAAAAAGGCGAATGTGGTGCGCAG CACTTTGGTCAAAAAGGCAAATGAAAGTATGAGGATTGTTATTACTATCAGTGTTGGAATAATTTTAGGTTTCTTCATAGGAGTATCATTTCCATCACTTCCAACAAAG TTAAATGTATCGCCCACTTTTGGGTGTTCTATTCTCGGAAATGAAAGTATAGTCGACAATAAGAAACCTATGAATGTTAGTGTGTTAGTCAACAATAAGCAAACTATGAATGTTAGTCATTCTTTACCTGTGAATAGCAATAACAGCTCTAACGGAAACCGGACTTCTGATGGCTTACCAAAGGAG ATCTGGGTGCCATCAAATCCAAAGGGTGCAGAAAGGTTGCCTCCGGGCATTGTTGCGTCTGAATCAGATTTTTATACTCGAAGATTGTGGGGAAAACCAAGTGAG GACTTGACCAGCATACCTAAATATCTAGTGACATTTACTGTTGGCTACGATCAAAGGGATAACATCAATGCAGCAGTGAAAAAG ttttcaaataattttacaATCGTTTTGTTTCACTATGATGGTCGAACAAACGAATGGGATAATGAGTTCGAGTGGTCCAAACGAGCCATTCACGTTAGTGTTAAAAAACAGACAAAATG gtGGTATGCCAAACGGTTTCTGCATCCAGACATCGTTGCCCCATATGACTACATATTCATATGGGATGAAGATCTTGGAGTCAAGAATTTTGATGCTGAGGA GTACATTAAAATTGTAAAGAAGCACGGCTTAGAAATTTCACAGCCTGGTTTGGATCCTTCGAGGGGAATAACGTGGCAGATGACGAAAAGGAGACCCGGTGTTGAGGCACACTT AGAAACAGAAGAGAGACCTGGCTGGTGTTCTGATCCTCATTTGCCTCCATGTGCAGC GTTTGTCGAGATCATGGCGCCTGTATTCTCTCGAGATGCCTGGCGTTGCGTGTGGCATATGATCCAG AATGATTTGGTCCATGGTTGGGGTCTGGACCTGGCTCTCCAAAAATGTGTTGAG CCTGCTAATGAAAAAATTGGGGTAGTTGATGCTCAATGGATCGTTCATCAAGGTGTTCCTAGTCTTGGAAACCAG GGCCAATCAGAGAATGGAAAGACTCCATGGCAAGGG gtGAGGGAGAGGTGTAGAAATGAGTGGGCAATGTTCAGATCAAGGATGGAGAATGCAGAAAAAGCTTATTACAACTCCATCAAAATGGACTCTTCCAACTTCACAACTCAAACATATAGTAAAGAGCATATTCGTGGTATGGATAATGTATGA
- the LOC142522593 gene encoding uncharacterized protein LOC142522593 isoform X1, protein MILGFFTKVLLFLSCFTFQSGKNMKTEAERAFKKANVVRSTLVKKANESMRIVITISVGIILGFFIGVSFPSLPTKLNVSPTFGCSILGNESIVDNKKPMNVSVLVNNKQTMNVSHSLPVNSNNSSNGNRTSDGLPKEIWVPSNPKGAERLPPGIVASESDFYTRRLWGKPSEDLTSIPKYLVTFTVGYDQRDNINAAVKKFSNNFTIVLFHYDGRTNEWDNEFEWSKRAIHVSVKKQTKWWYAKRFLHPDIVAPYDYIFIWDEDLGVKNFDAEEYIKIVKKHGLEISQPGLDPSRGITWQMTKRRPGVEAHLETEERPGWCSDPHLPPCAAFVEIMAPVFSRDAWRCVWHMIQNDLVHGWGLDLALQKCVEPANEKIGVVDAQWIVHQGVPSLGNQGQSENGKTPWQGVRERCRNEWAMFRSRMENAEKAYYNSIKMDSSNFTTQTYSKEHIRGMDNV, encoded by the exons ATGATTTTGGGTTTTTTCACTAAAGTCCTG ctctttctttCATGTTTTACATTTCAAAGTGGCAAAAACAtgaaaacagaagcagaacggGCATTTAAAAAGGCGAATGTGGTGCGCAG CACTTTGGTCAAAAAGGCAAATGAAAGTATGAGGATTGTTATTACTATCAGTGTTGGAATAATTTTAGGTTTCTTCATAGGAGTATCATTTCCATCACTTCCAACAAAG TTAAATGTATCGCCCACTTTTGGGTGTTCTATTCTCGGAAATGAAAGTATAGTCGACAATAAGAAACCTATGAATGTTAGTGTGTTAGTCAACAATAAGCAAACTATGAATGTTAGTCATTCTTTACCTGTGAATAGCAATAACAGCTCTAACGGAAACCGGACTTCTGATGGCTTACCAAAGGAG ATCTGGGTGCCATCAAATCCAAAGGGTGCAGAAAGGTTGCCTCCGGGCATTGTTGCGTCTGAATCAGATTTTTATACTCGAAGATTGTGGGGAAAACCAAGTGAG GACTTGACCAGCATACCTAAATATCTAGTGACATTTACTGTTGGCTACGATCAAAGGGATAACATCAATGCAGCAGTGAAAAAG ttttcaaataattttacaATCGTTTTGTTTCACTATGATGGTCGAACAAACGAATGGGATAATGAGTTCGAGTGGTCCAAACGAGCCATTCACGTTAGTGTTAAAAAACAGACAAAATG gtGGTATGCCAAACGGTTTCTGCATCCAGACATCGTTGCCCCATATGACTACATATTCATATGGGATGAAGATCTTGGAGTCAAGAATTTTGATGCTGAGGA GTACATTAAAATTGTAAAGAAGCACGGCTTAGAAATTTCACAGCCTGGTTTGGATCCTTCGAGGGGAATAACGTGGCAGATGACGAAAAGGAGACCCGGTGTTGAGGCACACTT AGAAACAGAAGAGAGACCTGGCTGGTGTTCTGATCCTCATTTGCCTCCATGTGCAGC GTTTGTCGAGATCATGGCGCCTGTATTCTCTCGAGATGCCTGGCGTTGCGTGTGGCATATGATCCAG AATGATTTGGTCCATGGTTGGGGTCTGGACCTGGCTCTCCAAAAATGTGTTGAG CCTGCTAATGAAAAAATTGGGGTAGTTGATGCTCAATGGATCGTTCATCAAGGTGTTCCTAGTCTTGGAAACCAG GGCCAATCAGAGAATGGAAAGACTCCATGGCAAGGG gtGAGGGAGAGGTGTAGAAATGAGTGGGCAATGTTCAGATCAAGGATGGAGAATGCAGAAAAAGCTTATTACAACTCCATCAAAATGGACTCTTCCAACTTCACAACTCAAACATATAGTAAAGAGCATATTCGTGGTATGGATAATGTATGA